A single genomic interval of Astyanax mexicanus isolate ESR-SI-001 chromosome 4, AstMex3_surface, whole genome shotgun sequence harbors:
- the per2 gene encoding period circadian protein homolog 2 isoform X4: MSEDSKPYLFSALKEQDQATGCSSMASLHRIGGFAEGGELGLASEGSDSSSQDHSASPHSDQKMAESMHEDVEIKSSGSSGSGTESHGNESHGNESHGNESTGSSNGNSKDSALLESSGSNKSSNSHSPSPPSSSNAFSLLSASSEQDNPSTSGCSSEESAKAKTQKELIKTLKELKLHLPAEKRNKGSKSTTLNTLKYALRCVKQVEANEEYYQLLMINDSQPSGLDVSSYTIDEIDSITSEYTLKNTDIFAVAVSLITGKIVYISDQAASILNCKRDVFKNAKFVEFLTPQDVSVFYSFTTPYRLPSWSMCTGAESSPSDCMQEKSFFCRISGGKECEGDLQYYPFRMTPYRMKVQDTVHTEDQFCCLLLAERVHSGYEAPRIPTDKRIFTTTHTPNCVFQDVDERAVPLLGYLPQDLIGTPVLLHLHPKDRPIMLGIHRKILQYAGQPFDHSSIRFCTRNGEYITIDTSWSSFVNPWSRKVSFVIGRHKVRMGPVNEDVFAAPPTAEGKVMDSDIQEITEQIHRLLLQPVHNNGSSGYGSLGSNDHLMSVASSSESNGNGTRPHFEDEENSRAKPRTFQEICKGVHMQKNQEQQTRKAPGKSLQKSPAVRPKDSAYPTTWRENEEAQQAPVQEELTFKDQTVYSYQQISCLDSVIRYLESCNVPITVKRKCQSSSNTTSSNSDEDKQKAAERSMQVSEDSSHLKSQAGLTSLDVSKKPGGSGVVSTSLTPLALPSKAESVVSITSQCSYSSTIVHVGDKKPQPESEIIEDGPGAGDTGDGPAVAVTPATVSPPSQEREAYKKLGLTKQVLAAHTQNEEQAFLNRFRELRGVHAFKADCSHYLERQRGQVTSDAVPTRVAKQGGVTEPVARRGSRNKKTKSKRIKQNESSDSTISHRKQLSRQELQGLNQTSWSPSETSQSTYPMAYPAVMPAYPLQVYPGTNTMAPRVDASLSGFGGSQCSQDPRCPIQPIQAPFSAPLVTPMVALVLPNYMFPQIGSTPRQPFYPEQGTFAAQPSFPPQTVFPPQTSFQPQTTVQFPVQTQFTTQNPFPPPTTFPTQPFQFPLPNDPPKPMEPELREAQSRSSTPQSMGGRDQPSPPLFQSRCSSPLQLNLLQLEESQRSMERQDSSAPSTGAQGNTSTAAEKTLAKTDKEQDEGSTADSHHCDALSSSSDMLDILLLEDSRSGTGSATSGSMGSGSNGCGTSACGTSASGGSASGTGSSHTSNNSSNYFGSVDSSQKSHKANGGVSGSMEMEESESLIKYELQDPLWLLTANVDKTVMMTYQLPSRDFQRVLREDREKLRHMQKSQPRFSEEQKKELAEVHPWLRRGGLPKSIDVKACVGCEGVTEMLIEEELPDLHMGESEHSDVTVPPSNHEQ, translated from the exons ATGTCTGAAGACTCCAAACCCTACCTTTTCTCCGCCCTGAAGGAGCAGGACCAGGCCACCGGCTGTAGTTCCATGGCATCGCTCCATCGTATCGGCGGCTTTGCAGAGGGTGGGGAGCTTGGTCTCGCCTCAGAAGGCAGCGACAGCAGCAGTCAAGACCATTCTGCTTCACCTCATAGTGACCAAAAGATGGCGGAATCCATGCACGAGGATGTGGAGATAAAGAGCAGTGGATCCAGTGGTAGTGGGACTGAATCGCATGGTAATGAGTCGCATGGCAATGAATCGCATGGGAACGAATCGACTGGAAGTTCCAATGGCAACAGCAAAGACTCTGCCCTTCTGGAATCGTCAGGGAGCAACAAAAG CTCAAACTCTCACAGTCCCTCTCCTCCAAGCAGCTCCAATGCCTTCAGCCTGCTGAGTGCCAGTTCTGAACAGGACAACCCGTCCACCAGTGGCTGCAG TAGTGAAGAGTCTGCCAAGGCCAAGACACAGAAGGAGCTGATCAAAACTCTCAAAGAACTGAAGCTCCATTTGCCAGCGGAAAAGAGGAACAAGGGCAGCAAGTCCACAACTCTCAACACCCTGAAATACGCTCTGCGCTGCGTTAAACAGGTTGAAG CCAATGAAGAGTACTACCAGTTGCTTATGATCAATGACAGCCAGCCATCTGGCCTGGATGTGTCGTCATATACAATAGATGAGATCGACAGCATCACATCAGAATACACCctcaaaaataca GATATCTTTGCGGTGGCTGTGTCTCTGATCACTGGGAAGATCGTGTACATCTCGGATCAGGCAGCGTCCATTCTCAACTGCAAGCGTGACGTGTTCAAGAACGCCAAGTTTGTGGAGTTCCTGACGCCGCAGGATGTCAGCGTGTTCTACAGCTTCACCACTCCTTACAGGCTGCCTTCCTGGAGCATGTGCACTGGAGCAG AATCCTCACCCTCTGACTGCATGCAGGAAAAGTCCTTCTTCTGTCGGATCAG TGGTGGGAAGGAGTGTGAGGGAGATCTGCAGTATTATCCGTTCCGAATGACTCCCTACCGGATGAAGGTTCAGGATACAGTACACACTGAAGATCAGTTCTGCTGCCTCCTGCTGGCTGAGAGAGTGCACTCCGGCTATGAAG CTCCCAGGATCCCCACTGACAAACGCATcttcaccaccacacacacacccaactgTGTGTTTCAGGATGTGGATGAGAG gGCTGTCCCATTGCTAGGCTACCTACCACAGGATCTTATTGGTACACCTGTGCTCCTGCACCTGCATCCGAAGGATCGACCAATCATGCTTGGAATTCATAGGAAGA TCCTGCAGTATGCCGGTCAGCCATTTGACCACTCCTCCATCCGGTTCTGTACACGGAATGGAGAATACATCACAATAGACACCAGCTGGTCCAGCTTTGTCAATCCCTGGAGCCGCAAAGTGTCATTCGTCATCGGACGACACAAAGTTCGCAT GGGTCCAGTGAATGAGGATGTGTTTGCAGCTCCACCAACAGCAGAGGGGAAAGTTATGGACTCAGACATCCAGGAAATCACTGAGCAGATACATCGGCTACTGCTACAG CCGGTACATAACAACGGCTCGAGCGGCTACGGCAGCCTAGGCAGTAATGATCACCTGATGAGCGTGGCGTCATCCAGCGAGAGTAACGGTAACGGAACTCGCCCGCACTTCGAGGACGAGGAGAACAGCAGAGCCAAACCT AGAACCTTTCAGGAGATCTGTAAGGGTGTTCACATGCAGAAGAACCAGGAGCAGCAGACCAGAAAGGCTCCAGGCA AGTCACTCCAGAAGAGTCCGGCAGTTCGGCCCAAAGACTCTGCCTATCCAACAACCTGGCGTGAGAATGAGGAGGCGCAACAGGCTCCTGTACAGGAGGAGCTCACCTTTAAGGACCAGACTGTTTACTCCTACCAGCAGATCAGCTGCCTGGACAGCGTCATCAG gtATCTGGAGAGCTGTAATGTGCCTATCACAGTGAAAAGAAAGTGCCAGTCGTCCTCCAACACCACGTCGTCTAATTCGGACGAGGACAAGCAGAAAGCTGCTGAGCGATCCATGCAGGTGTCCGAAG ACTCCAGTCATCTGAAATCGCAAGCAGGCCTCACGTCTCTGGATGTGTCGAAGAAGCCAGGTGGTTCCGGTGTTGTGAGCACCTCCCTGACCCCGCTGGCTCTACCCAGTAAAGCCGAGAGTGTGGTGTCCATCACCAGCCAGTGCAGCTACAGCAGCACCATTGTACACGTGGGGGACAAGAAACCCCAGCCAGAGTCAG AGATCATCGAAGATGGCCCTGGTGCTGGAGACACAGGAGATGGTCCTGCTGTAGCTGTTACTCCTGCCACAGTTTCACCTCCCAGCCAGGAACGGGAGGCCTACAAGAAACTGGGCCTGACCAAGCAGGTGCTGGCAGCCCACACTCAGAACGAGGAGCAGGCCTTCCTCAACCGCTTCAGAGAGCTGAGGGGGGTTCACGCTTTCAAAGCAGACTGCTCCCATTACCTGGAGAGGCAGAGGGGTCAGGTCACATCTGATG CTGTGCCCACTCGTGTTGCCAAGCAAGGAGGCGTCACGGAACCCGTCGCTCGCCGGGGGAGTCGCAACAAGAAGACCAAGTCCAAACGCATCAAGCAGAATGAGTCATCCGACAGCACCATCTCACACAGGAAGCAGCTGTCCAGGCAAGAGCTCCAGGGCCTGAACCAAACCTCCTGGTCTCCATCAGAAACCTCGCAGTCCACCTACCCCATGGCCTACCCAGCTGTAATGCCTGCCTACCCGCTCCAGGTCTACCCAGGGACCAACACTATGGCTCCCAGGGTGGATGCCTCGCTCTCAGGATTTGGGGGCAGCCAGTGCAGCCAGGACCCACGCTGCCCCATCCAACCCATCCAAGCCCCCTTTTCAGCCCCTCTGGTCACGCCCATGGTGGCATTGGTCCTGCCTAACTATATGTTCCCGCAAATAGGCAGCACCCCCCGCCAACCATTCTACCCTGAACAAGGAACCTTTGCTGCTCAGCCATCATTTCCCCCACAGACTGTTTTCCCTCCCCAGACCTCGTTTCAGCCACAGACGACCGTACAATTTCCTGTACAGACTCAGTTCACCACGCAAAACCCTTTCCCCCCGCCCACGACCTTCCCCACCCAGCCCTTTCAGTTTCCTCTCCCAAACGATCCTCCAAAGCCCATGGAACCAGAGCTGAGGGAGGCGCAGTCACGGAGCTCCACCCCTCAGTCTATGGGTGGGCGGGACCAACCGTCTCCGCCTCTTTTTCAGTCACGGTGCAGTTCGCCCCTGCAGCTCAACCTGCTGCAGCTGGAGGAGAGCCAACGGTCTATGGAGAGACAGGACAGCTCGGCGCCCTCTACTGGAGCTCAGGGGAAcaccagcactgcagcagagaagaCTCTGGCCAAGACTGACAAGGAGCAG GATGAGGGCTCGACGGCTGACAGTCATCACTGTGACGCTCTCTCATCATCCAGTGACATGCTGGACATCCTCCTGCTGGAGGACTCTCGCTCAGGGACAGGGTCCGCCACCTCCGGGTCCATGGGCTCAGGTTCGAATGGATGTGGGACCTCAGCCTGCGGGACTTCTGCCAGCGGAGGGTCTGCAAGTGGAACAG GGAGCAGTCACACAAGCAATAACAGCAGTAACTACTTCGGCAGTGTGGACTCTTCACAGAAGTCCCATAAGGCCAACGGTGGTGTTTCAGGGTCCATGGAGATGGAGGAGAGCGAGAGCTTGATAAAATATGAACTGCAGGATCCTCTGTGGCTCCTCACAGCCAACGTAGACAAGACTGTTATGATGACGTACCAGCTGCCCTCTCG TGATTTCCAGCGGGTGTTGCGTGAGGACCGTGAGAAACTGAGGCACATGCAGAAGAGTCAGCCACGTTTTTCTGAGGAGCAGAAGAAGGAGCTGGCTGAGGTTCATCCCTGGTTGAGGAGGGGAGGCCTGCCCAAATCCATAGATGTCAAG GCATGTGTCGGCTGTGAGGGAGTCACAGAGATGCTTATTGAAGAGGAGCTCCCAGACCTGCACATGGGGGAGTCTGAACACAGCGATGTCACAGTGCCCCCCTCAAACCACGAGCAGTGA
- the per2 gene encoding period circadian protein homolog 2 isoform X3 produces the protein MSEDSKPYLFSALKEQDQATGCSSMASLHRIGGFAEGGELGLASEGSDSSSQDHSASPHSDQKMAESMHEDVEIKSSGSSGSGTESHGNESHGNESHGNESTGSSNGNSKDSALLESSGSNKSSNSHSPSPPSSSNAFSLLSASSEQDNPSTSGCSSEESAKAKTQKELIKTLKELKLHLPAEKRNKGSKSTTLNTLKYALRCVKQVEANEEYYQLLMINDSQPSGLDVSSYTIDEIDSITSEYTLKNTDIFAVAVSLITGKIVYISDQAASILNCKRDVFKNAKFVEFLTPQDVSVFYSFTTPYRLPSWSMCTGAESSPSDCMQEKSFFCRISGGKECEGDLQYYPFRMTPYRMKVQDTVHTEDQFCCLLLAERVHSGYEAPRIPTDKRIFTTTHTPNCVFQDVDERAVPLLGYLPQDLIGTPVLLHLHPKDRPIMLGIHRKILQYAGQPFDHSSIRFCTRNGEYITIDTSWSSFVNPWSRKVSFVIGRHKVRMGPVNEDVFAAPPTAEGKVMDSDIQEITEQIHRLLLQPVHNNGSSGYGSLGSNDHLMSVASSSESNGNGTRPHFEDEENSRAKPRTFQEICKGVHMQKNQEQQTRKAPGTESLQKSPAVRPKDSAYPTTWRENEEAQQAPVQEELTFKDQTVYSYQQISCLDSVIRYLESCNVPITVKRKCQSSSNTTSSNSDEDKQKAAERSMQVSEDSSHLKSQAGLTSLDVSKKPGGSGVVSTSLTPLALPSKAESVVSITSQCSYSSTIVHVGDKKPQPESEIIEDGPGAGDTGDGPAVAVTPATVSPPSQEREAYKKLGLTKQVLAAHTQNEEQAFLNRFRELRGVHAFKADCSHYLERQRGQVTSDAVPTRVAKQGGVTEPVARRGSRNKKTKSKRIKQNESSDSTISHRKQLSRQELQGLNQTSWSPSETSQSTYPMAYPAVMPAYPLQVYPGTNTMAPRVDASLSGFGGSQCSQDPRCPIQPIQAPFSAPLVTPMVALVLPNYMFPQIGSTPRQPFYPEQGTFAAQPSFPPQTVFPPQTSFQPQTTVQFPVQTQFTTQNPFPPPTTFPTQPFQFPLPNDPPKPMEPELREAQSRSSTPQSMGGRDQPSPPLFQSRCSSPLQLNLLQLEESQRSMERQDSSAPSTGAQGNTSTAAEKTLAKTDKEQDEGSTADSHHCDALSSSSDMLDILLLEDSRSGTGSATSGSMGSGSNGCGTSACGTSASGGSASGTGSSHTSNNSSNYFGSVDSSQKSHKANGGVSGSMEMEESESLIKYELQDPLWLLTANVDKTVMMTYQLPSRDFQRVLREDREKLRHMQKSQPRFSEEQKKELAEVHPWLRRGGLPKSIDVKACVGCEGVTEMLIEEELPDLHMGESEHSDVTVPPSNHEQ, from the exons ATGTCTGAAGACTCCAAACCCTACCTTTTCTCCGCCCTGAAGGAGCAGGACCAGGCCACCGGCTGTAGTTCCATGGCATCGCTCCATCGTATCGGCGGCTTTGCAGAGGGTGGGGAGCTTGGTCTCGCCTCAGAAGGCAGCGACAGCAGCAGTCAAGACCATTCTGCTTCACCTCATAGTGACCAAAAGATGGCGGAATCCATGCACGAGGATGTGGAGATAAAGAGCAGTGGATCCAGTGGTAGTGGGACTGAATCGCATGGTAATGAGTCGCATGGCAATGAATCGCATGGGAACGAATCGACTGGAAGTTCCAATGGCAACAGCAAAGACTCTGCCCTTCTGGAATCGTCAGGGAGCAACAAAAG CTCAAACTCTCACAGTCCCTCTCCTCCAAGCAGCTCCAATGCCTTCAGCCTGCTGAGTGCCAGTTCTGAACAGGACAACCCGTCCACCAGTGGCTGCAG TAGTGAAGAGTCTGCCAAGGCCAAGACACAGAAGGAGCTGATCAAAACTCTCAAAGAACTGAAGCTCCATTTGCCAGCGGAAAAGAGGAACAAGGGCAGCAAGTCCACAACTCTCAACACCCTGAAATACGCTCTGCGCTGCGTTAAACAGGTTGAAG CCAATGAAGAGTACTACCAGTTGCTTATGATCAATGACAGCCAGCCATCTGGCCTGGATGTGTCGTCATATACAATAGATGAGATCGACAGCATCACATCAGAATACACCctcaaaaataca GATATCTTTGCGGTGGCTGTGTCTCTGATCACTGGGAAGATCGTGTACATCTCGGATCAGGCAGCGTCCATTCTCAACTGCAAGCGTGACGTGTTCAAGAACGCCAAGTTTGTGGAGTTCCTGACGCCGCAGGATGTCAGCGTGTTCTACAGCTTCACCACTCCTTACAGGCTGCCTTCCTGGAGCATGTGCACTGGAGCAG AATCCTCACCCTCTGACTGCATGCAGGAAAAGTCCTTCTTCTGTCGGATCAG TGGTGGGAAGGAGTGTGAGGGAGATCTGCAGTATTATCCGTTCCGAATGACTCCCTACCGGATGAAGGTTCAGGATACAGTACACACTGAAGATCAGTTCTGCTGCCTCCTGCTGGCTGAGAGAGTGCACTCCGGCTATGAAG CTCCCAGGATCCCCACTGACAAACGCATcttcaccaccacacacacacccaactgTGTGTTTCAGGATGTGGATGAGAG gGCTGTCCCATTGCTAGGCTACCTACCACAGGATCTTATTGGTACACCTGTGCTCCTGCACCTGCATCCGAAGGATCGACCAATCATGCTTGGAATTCATAGGAAGA TCCTGCAGTATGCCGGTCAGCCATTTGACCACTCCTCCATCCGGTTCTGTACACGGAATGGAGAATACATCACAATAGACACCAGCTGGTCCAGCTTTGTCAATCCCTGGAGCCGCAAAGTGTCATTCGTCATCGGACGACACAAAGTTCGCAT GGGTCCAGTGAATGAGGATGTGTTTGCAGCTCCACCAACAGCAGAGGGGAAAGTTATGGACTCAGACATCCAGGAAATCACTGAGCAGATACATCGGCTACTGCTACAG CCGGTACATAACAACGGCTCGAGCGGCTACGGCAGCCTAGGCAGTAATGATCACCTGATGAGCGTGGCGTCATCCAGCGAGAGTAACGGTAACGGAACTCGCCCGCACTTCGAGGACGAGGAGAACAGCAGAGCCAAACCT AGAACCTTTCAGGAGATCTGTAAGGGTGTTCACATGCAGAAGAACCAGGAGCAGCAGACCAGAAAGGCTCCAGGCA CAGAGTCACTCCAGAAGAGTCCGGCAGTTCGGCCCAAAGACTCTGCCTATCCAACAACCTGGCGTGAGAATGAGGAGGCGCAACAGGCTCCTGTACAGGAGGAGCTCACCTTTAAGGACCAGACTGTTTACTCCTACCAGCAGATCAGCTGCCTGGACAGCGTCATCAG gtATCTGGAGAGCTGTAATGTGCCTATCACAGTGAAAAGAAAGTGCCAGTCGTCCTCCAACACCACGTCGTCTAATTCGGACGAGGACAAGCAGAAAGCTGCTGAGCGATCCATGCAGGTGTCCGAAG ACTCCAGTCATCTGAAATCGCAAGCAGGCCTCACGTCTCTGGATGTGTCGAAGAAGCCAGGTGGTTCCGGTGTTGTGAGCACCTCCCTGACCCCGCTGGCTCTACCCAGTAAAGCCGAGAGTGTGGTGTCCATCACCAGCCAGTGCAGCTACAGCAGCACCATTGTACACGTGGGGGACAAGAAACCCCAGCCAGAGTCAG AGATCATCGAAGATGGCCCTGGTGCTGGAGACACAGGAGATGGTCCTGCTGTAGCTGTTACTCCTGCCACAGTTTCACCTCCCAGCCAGGAACGGGAGGCCTACAAGAAACTGGGCCTGACCAAGCAGGTGCTGGCAGCCCACACTCAGAACGAGGAGCAGGCCTTCCTCAACCGCTTCAGAGAGCTGAGGGGGGTTCACGCTTTCAAAGCAGACTGCTCCCATTACCTGGAGAGGCAGAGGGGTCAGGTCACATCTGATG CTGTGCCCACTCGTGTTGCCAAGCAAGGAGGCGTCACGGAACCCGTCGCTCGCCGGGGGAGTCGCAACAAGAAGACCAAGTCCAAACGCATCAAGCAGAATGAGTCATCCGACAGCACCATCTCACACAGGAAGCAGCTGTCCAGGCAAGAGCTCCAGGGCCTGAACCAAACCTCCTGGTCTCCATCAGAAACCTCGCAGTCCACCTACCCCATGGCCTACCCAGCTGTAATGCCTGCCTACCCGCTCCAGGTCTACCCAGGGACCAACACTATGGCTCCCAGGGTGGATGCCTCGCTCTCAGGATTTGGGGGCAGCCAGTGCAGCCAGGACCCACGCTGCCCCATCCAACCCATCCAAGCCCCCTTTTCAGCCCCTCTGGTCACGCCCATGGTGGCATTGGTCCTGCCTAACTATATGTTCCCGCAAATAGGCAGCACCCCCCGCCAACCATTCTACCCTGAACAAGGAACCTTTGCTGCTCAGCCATCATTTCCCCCACAGACTGTTTTCCCTCCCCAGACCTCGTTTCAGCCACAGACGACCGTACAATTTCCTGTACAGACTCAGTTCACCACGCAAAACCCTTTCCCCCCGCCCACGACCTTCCCCACCCAGCCCTTTCAGTTTCCTCTCCCAAACGATCCTCCAAAGCCCATGGAACCAGAGCTGAGGGAGGCGCAGTCACGGAGCTCCACCCCTCAGTCTATGGGTGGGCGGGACCAACCGTCTCCGCCTCTTTTTCAGTCACGGTGCAGTTCGCCCCTGCAGCTCAACCTGCTGCAGCTGGAGGAGAGCCAACGGTCTATGGAGAGACAGGACAGCTCGGCGCCCTCTACTGGAGCTCAGGGGAAcaccagcactgcagcagagaagaCTCTGGCCAAGACTGACAAGGAGCAG GATGAGGGCTCGACGGCTGACAGTCATCACTGTGACGCTCTCTCATCATCCAGTGACATGCTGGACATCCTCCTGCTGGAGGACTCTCGCTCAGGGACAGGGTCCGCCACCTCCGGGTCCATGGGCTCAGGTTCGAATGGATGTGGGACCTCAGCCTGCGGGACTTCTGCCAGCGGAGGGTCTGCAAGTGGAACAG GGAGCAGTCACACAAGCAATAACAGCAGTAACTACTTCGGCAGTGTGGACTCTTCACAGAAGTCCCATAAGGCCAACGGTGGTGTTTCAGGGTCCATGGAGATGGAGGAGAGCGAGAGCTTGATAAAATATGAACTGCAGGATCCTCTGTGGCTCCTCACAGCCAACGTAGACAAGACTGTTATGATGACGTACCAGCTGCCCTCTCG TGATTTCCAGCGGGTGTTGCGTGAGGACCGTGAGAAACTGAGGCACATGCAGAAGAGTCAGCCACGTTTTTCTGAGGAGCAGAAGAAGGAGCTGGCTGAGGTTCATCCCTGGTTGAGGAGGGGAGGCCTGCCCAAATCCATAGATGTCAAG GCATGTGTCGGCTGTGAGGGAGTCACAGAGATGCTTATTGAAGAGGAGCTCCCAGACCTGCACATGGGGGAGTCTGAACACAGCGATGTCACAGTGCCCCCCTCAAACCACGAGCAGTGA